In Phragmites australis chromosome 17, lpPhrAust1.1, whole genome shotgun sequence, the following are encoded in one genomic region:
- the LOC133897588 gene encoding mini zinc finger protein 2-like, protein MMKRLLILRRCEPIVRFSCFSVRYEECRRNHAASTGGYAIDGCLEFIAEGDDGTGGALKCAACGCHRSFHRRVQVYEVAWDYASNTSTTE, encoded by the coding sequence ATGATGAAGAGGCTGTTGATCCTGCGAAGGTGCGAGCCAATCGTGCGGTTCAGCTGCTTCAGCGTGCGCTACGAGGAGTGCCGTCGGAACCATGCTGCGAGCACCGGAGGCTACGCCATTGATGGATGCCTGGAGTTCATTGCTGAAGGGGATGATGGCACCGGTGGTGCGCTCAAGTGTGCGGCCTGCGGGTGCCACCGCAGCTTCCACCGCCGGGTGCAGGTCTACGAGGTTGCATGGGATTACGCATCCAACACGTCGACGACCGAGTAG